A single window of Gossypium arboreum isolate Shixiya-1 chromosome 13, ASM2569848v2, whole genome shotgun sequence DNA harbors:
- the LOC108464439 gene encoding SEC14 cytosolic factor, protein MSNTHQEAIKQFLSLMGNVDEQLNDTFQNMHHGYPTETLARFLKARDWDVQKAYKMLIDCLQWRIQNEIDNILSKPIIPADLYRAVRDSQLVGLSGYSKEGLPVIAIGVGLSTYDKASVNYYVQSHIQMNEYRDRVILPAATQKYGKHISTCLKVLDMTGLKLSALNQIKLLTTISTIDDLNYPEKTETYYIVNAPYIFSACWKAVKPLLQERTKRKIQVLQGCGRDELLKVMDYSSLPHFCRKEGSGSSRNRSNGTIDNCFSLDHSYHQQLYNYIRHQANLIESGRPIKQGSVHVEFPEPDPEDTKIAKTIESEFQRLADQNGICNSLNGLKVNGD, encoded by the exons ATGAGCAATACTCATCAGGAAGCTATAAAGCAATTTCTGTCTTTGATGGGAAATG TTGACGAGCAATTGAACGACACATTTCAG AACATGCACCATGGGTATCCAACTGAAACTCTAGCGCGGTTTCTGAAAGCGAGAGATTGGGATGTTCAGAAAGCCTATAAAATG TTAATTGATTGCTTACAATGGAGAATACAGAATGAGATTGACAACATATTATCA AAACCAATTATTCCCGCTGACTTATATAGAGCAGTGCGAGATTCTCAGCTTGTAGGATTATCTGGTTACTCGAAAGAG GGTCTTCCTGTCATAGCTATCGGTGTTGGGCTTAGCACATATGATAAAGCATCT GTGAATTACTATGTACAGTCACACATTCAAATGAATGAATATAGAGATCGTGTAATATTG CCTGCGGCCACACAGAAGTATGGAAAACATATTAGCACATGTTTGAAGGTATTAGATATGACTGGCTTGAAGCTTTCGGCATTAAACCAAATAAAG CTACTGACTACTATATCAACAATTGATGACTTAAATTATCCAGAGAAGACGGAGACATATTATATTGTCAATGCACCATACATATTTTCGGCATGTTGGAAG GCTGTAAAACCTCTGTTGCAAGAAAGGACAAAGAGGAAAATTCAGGTGCTTCAAGGTTGTGGAAGGGACGAGTTACTCAAA GTAATGGATTATTCATCCCTCCCACATTTTTGTCGAAAAGAGGGTTCCGGATCATCACGGAACAGAAGCAATGGAACCATAGATAATTGTTTCTCATTAGACCACTCCTACCATCAACAACTTTACAATTACATAAGGCATCAAGCTAATCTTATAGAGAGTGGTAGGCCAATCAAACAGGGATCAGTTCACGTAGAATTTCCCGAGCCAGATCCAGAAGATACCAAGATTGCAAAGACCATCGAATCTGAGTTTCAGAGGCTTGCAGACCAAAATGGTATTTGCAACTCCCTAAATGGGCTTAAAGTAAATGGTGACTAG